The sequence below is a genomic window from Lytechinus pictus isolate F3 Inbred chromosome 6, Lp3.0, whole genome shotgun sequence.
aatggcttttaaagtcttttttttaaatatacattaccaaatgaattaccatggctcaactcccccatgttggctggctcaacctACCCCAGTCcggactgggtgcgataatttagcatccacacatttcttaggCATCCATCATGtcaaagactatgacaagaatgatgATCCATGCCTGGACTAACGATATAGTTATTAAGTCCTCATTATATTTAAAGATGCATGTGGGTAAAAAGCGCTCATCTATTTCACACactttttaaatacttttttttgagaaatttgtttttttttcctctcaatttttttttgtttcaacgTTGAAAACAGTCAATATGGTGGGGTTAGGGagttatgcaatgggtcatcaatataTGACACCACTCATTAtcggcctgggggtggtggcccAACTTAAAGtaaccccgccttcccctactgtgAACACAGAGCAGGCTTTGTGACGTAACTCCGTATTGATCAGTCCACTAGTGGAGTTACAAATGGAAAAGTAGCTGTTTGTTTTTTGCTTTACACCCGATTTTCATCTTGCCTGTAATAATTCTTGACTCTAATCAGGATAGCAATTAATGAGCAACGTCCTATTATAGTCACTATTTCAATTATGGGCAAAAACTCGAATGGAGAATATTCAACTGACCAAGTTAATATTCCAAAAATGTTTTTGATTCCAAAATACCTAGGCTCGCATATCATGCCGTACTTTTACAAACATGACACAGAAGCGAATCTATGAGGTTTTTCGTCATTTCTACCTTTACGATGCTTTTGTGAGAGACGTGCAGACTGGGACACGAGCAATGTTGCAGTCATGTTTTTCTCGGGAAGAGGGTCTCCAGCGAGTGACAAAAGCTTTGATTGACAGGCTCATATCTACCGGACAGATGACAGGTACTAAAATTGTATTGTTCTATTTATCATTTAGAATTCAGCCCTATACCAAATGCAGACGGCCAATTATGCCTCTTCAAATTCAATCCGACCAaagacaaaatttaaaaaaaactgctCGGTAGCGACCACCTTTGGCTCTTTTCTCCCTGTTTTGATcttaaaatatgttttcttgacataaatctatatttttatgtttgttcTTCCATCATAATTTTCCTATCTGGAGAATTTTTTGTAGTACGCGTTTTTCTCCTGTTCTTTATTTCATGTCCCTTTTGCTAAAACCTCGGTAGGCCTATCCCCCGTACCACACGCGGAAAGGACTGAGAGTGGGGTCGTAAGTTATTGCagaaacttatttttttaattttgtttcgatagtaatttttgtttgcatttgAAAACAATTGCAAGATAAATTTATGGACCAATGTAAAATTATCTTAAATATATaaacagaaatatatatatctctcttaATCGGTAGAATCATCATCATGCTTGGTGCCCGCTTACTCATCCCCTCTCCTGCTCATCCAAGGAGCTTGCCCGCCAGAACTTGGAATCAAGTGCGACACAGTATGCGAGTTTGCTTGCAGTGATAGCAGCTACACATTGGTGGGGAGTTCTGCAATAAGATGCCAGCCAAATGGAACTCTTTCGGATAAATTTCCCCACTGTAAAGGTGCGTGTGTGTTAGCTTGATCAATTAAGTACACTCTTataatagttgggcaaaaaatgcccTACTCTTTAataaccctgggcaacatactgtccacactaGTATTTTAGAGCTAAATTTCCCTTGGTGGGTACAGAGGCTCGCTTATAGCGAGGGCTATTTCATATTAGACGTTGACAGAGGGGTTGACTTCCTGATTTCCTCAGCCAGTGTTCACTCCGCAAAGCTGTGGACACGTCACTGGGTTGAGTTCGGGGTCCGTGGGAACAATTGCTCTCTCAAATGTTAGCTTGGGGAAAGAAAGATTTTTTATATCGACGTCCAATCCCGTCCAATCTGGACTAGGCCATGGTCTTGAAGGGATGCAGTGCCAGGGTCGTTGAGACTCCAAATTCTAGTCTTTTGGATCCTAAAGCCCTACTGTTTTAGAGAACCAACTTTTAAGCACACTGAATGGTTTGATGAAAAACGTATTTGTTTTCCCTTTCAAAAAAGCAAGTTATCAAACATTCCAATTCCAAATGAGTGAATTTAACCGATCAGAAATTTATTTGGGTTCATCCATCCTCTCCGTCATTGTAGGCCAATTCTCTATCGGACACAAATCCTCAAGATTAGATCTAATGTCCGATAATTTCCATTCTTTGATTTcctcattatttcatttaacaGCAAATGAGGAACATACCACACAGGTCACCACGACAAAGACAACATCTACTCCACATCATGTTGTACACACCACTTTACCATCCACGACAACAAATAAACATTCCTCCCCGAGGAGATTTACCACAAGAACGGCGCAACCTGAAAATGGCACAACACCGGGAAGTCGCACAGGTCATACCACACCATCGACAACAGGAATGCCTTCGACGACTGGTTCATCAACTACCTCCGAAGATATTAGTACAACCACACGTTCTCCTACAAAGAAGGACCCAACGTCAAAGGCAGTACCTACCATGTCTACCAAGGCGGATAGACCTACAGACGCGAGTTCTTCTACTGTGCCTTCTACAAGTTCTGTTCCTGGCTTGCCCCATAGTAAGTCATGCGATGTTCGGAAAAAGACTATTTCTCGACCTGTTTTTCATCATATGTTTCTTCCCCCCGACGCATTATGCAAGGTATATGCCCCCCTTCCTCccaaaatcctggatccgccccgtCTCCATCACAATCTCACCTCCAAAAACATTTTGGCCGACagatcttaaaggacaagtccaccccaacaaaaacttgatttgaataaaaagagaaaaattcaacacgaataacactgaaaatttcatcaaaatcggatgtaaaataagaaagttatgacatttttaagttttgcttcatttcacaaaacagttatatgcacatctcggtcggtatgcaaatgagggaactgatgacatcactcactcactatttcttttgtattttattatatgaaatatgaaatatttttattttctcatcattgtcatgtgaaatgaagtttcattcctccctgaacacgtggaattccattattttaacattttgtgcttcaggcaaggaggtcctaatcatcaaattcgtaaaaattgaaatactgtataattcaaacaataacaaagaaaagaaatagtgagtgagtgacatcaacgactctctcatttggatgtaactggctcgttcatatataactattttgttaaaaataagcgaaactttgaaatgtcataactttcttattttacatccgattttgatgaaattttcagcattgtgcttgtctgatttttctctattgattcaaagcaacatttttctgaggtggacttgacctttaaacaaatGCTGAGTGAATACATTTTTCACATAAATATTTCGcatggtattctgagatccattttatctcagaagaaaatattttatctccgttaaaataaGTGAGttaaatatccttaaaatctctccgaatagGTATTCTAAAAACcatttcatcttcattttatctctgtaagacacgcCTATCTTTGAACAAATGTCCAATGAGAAACGCAGTTTTATATAGCTCTCTCATCTcattcaaccaatgaaaatccattcctTTATCAAATGCCATTGCGACATTTTGATGGGTGTCACGTGACGTATTGCATGAGGAATCTGCTGCGATATTACGATTCGTGACAGGTGACGTCATGTATCGTCATGTGTCAGAAAGCTGTGGTAGTAATGGACGGTCAACACATAATACCACATTCTGCGACAATGATAATTTGATCGTTGGCGTTGCATTGCCGGtagggttacacttcgtaattccgaaggttctttattccgaaggttcgtaattccgaaacacgtaaattgcctatacctcgatgttcgttaatccgaaaacgtaaaagggttcgttaatccgaacatttgtggcgttatttcgaaggttcgttattccgaagattcgataatccgaaaacgaaataaggttcgatgttccgaaggttcttcaatccgaaaacgaaataaggttcgttgttccgaaggttcgttattagtccgaaaacgaaataaggttcgttaatcatttcgttttcggactaacgaaccttcggaattacgaacctcatttcgttttcggactaacgaaccttcggaattacgaaccttatttcgttttcggattaacgaaccttcggaattacgaaccttcggaattacgaaccttcggaaatacgaaccttcggaattacgaatgtatgcgtgcCGGTAGTAGCAGAACCTCTCAATGCAAAAGTTTTATTGGTTTACATTTCTTGCCTGTATTTATGTAATAACAATACGTTCCATTTGAatagcgcagctactataattgcatatactctaTCTACTGAGCTTGATACTTGGCATCATATCATTTACACCGGCTGTAGCTGAGGCGCCGTATTTGCGCTAAAGCATTacaggaataaatcctaccgggtaccaattcacctcacctaggtcgagtgcagcacaatgtgcaTGATGTGGGTATAactaaatttcttgctgaaggaaaacaacgacatggctgggattcaacccatgtccctctgattgaaatacgagagtcgtaaccactcgAACACGACGccccacatttttttaaacaaatgcaaGCTGAAATAAATGTCACGCGTATTAGTATTTGAAATTAGAATGAGATAACATCACAATAATTAACCGTTAAACATATATTGTAGCCGGGTTCTTTTTAAATTCAACTGACAAAGCTCTAACAACTTGCAACACCCGCCCCCACTTAATAAATTACTTCGATCCATGTCGTTTCTTTTTTCGTTTAGGATTCAGTTCGTTGGCATTCATTGGTTTATTGGGAGTTCCTCTACTTCTTCTGCCAGCGATTTTCGCTATATATAAATTAGTTTTCAGGCACCGCAGGAAAAAGGTAACCGTACAAtacattttgaataattttctgTTAAAATGACTTTTATTTCCTCCCCTTCTCGCTCGAAACTGATATTTTTGGTCTAACGCATTAAATTACAGTAATAACGAATGCATGCGTTGTATATGATCGGGTCCACTTAATCCAATATGTATATGTTTGATGAAAGTATCATACTAAATAATTAGGGCTTCGATTACTGTGCAAAGAATACATGAACTGTGCTCTCATACTTATTTTTGGGATGTGGCAATTGTAGCATTTTGGTTTTGAACATAAATGATGAAGATTATAGTATGCAGTCAGTAATGTATTTGCCGAAAAGTATTCAACTTTTTCGTCccttcctcttattttttttcttccagacATACACAttcccaaaccccaaccccaaaacAGAACACGAAACATTGGATATCCTCCTAGTTTTGAGTaaattgtttcttctttttttcttacgaTAATTACACAACACGACACTGAAATCGAATACTgttaataatgttaatgattaGTACAATTTCCACCTTTATTTGCAGTATTTGATACTTGATGAAACTTCGGGGAAAGATGATTTAGATGGTGAGTACATcgatgtaaaaataaaatggatatagCAACAACGCACTCCTTTGAGGCCACCGGAAACGCTAAAAAagtatgatggtggtccccaagtctgcgcacctaacgatttgagttaAATTTACcatgaatttcttttcatttcacaaaatctaACAGTTGATAATGTTTCTTGTATTATTATGAGTGTGCCaaatataaaaatttgaaagaaaaatatgattttcttggaaaaaaaacctcgggcagtcattttcagactgaacaaaaaaaaatggtgccctATGACTGCACACCCATTTACTTTGTACGCCCCTCGGGGATTTTGATTAGAACGGCTGCATTTTGAGACTGtcacatgtacatgaaatgcccctggttcattattttccaccattttgagtcggaattttttaaatgaatatctgTACTGCATGTGTATAgtgttcgttgcgtatcttcttttactagaattaCGCAtatgcgcagacaagggggactgcgcaaaCTTGGGGGAACTCGCCAGAATTTAACAAAAAAGGTGAAGCGCGCACAAAGTTCCACACTTTTCAGGCTGAAAATGttctattttataataataaaaaaatcaggaGAAATTCTATAATTATGAAAAGTTAAGACACAAATCATGAAGCAGGTTacttaaaaatgatattaaaaaatttatgaaatgcaaaatggtaatgaaataagatttttttttcttttatcctcttaaggacgttccacagttaaagtgaaatccatgtcattttcaccaaactttgcacatagatactttagaaccttaatattcgaaatatgcaaaaattaacataggtccatgtgcttgatttttttctatagagcttcaaagttcacccaaattgatgttcttaaaggtcaagtccacctcagaaaaatgttgattttaatcaatagagaaaaatcagacaagcacaatgctgaaaatttcatcaaaatcggatgtaaaataagaaagttgtgacatttcaaagtttcgcttatttttaacaaaatatttatatgaacgagccagttacatccaaatgagagagtcgatgatgtcactcactcactatttcttttgttttttattgtttgaattatacaatatttcaatttttacgaatttgacgattaggacctcctagCCTGAAGCACaacatgttaaaataatggaattccacatgttcagggaggaatgcaacttcatttcacatgacaatgacgagaaaataaaaatatttcatatttcatataataaaatacaaaagaaatagtgagtgagtgatgtcatcagttcctcatttgcataccgaccgagatgtgcatataactgttttgtgaaatgaagctaaacttaaaaatgccataactttcttattttacatccgattttgaagaaattttcagtgttatgcttgttgaatttttctctttttattcaaatcaagtttttgttggggtggacttgtcctttaagaattgcgcattcaaaagaatttggcatttttagaccgcccaagattactacaatgagtttaaacctccattactcattcaaaatacatgaaaaagtcatcaaatttcgcaagagagttaataattgtatcgttagaatggagaatctattaatagtgctatttgtttgcaattttaagtttaacagcactgtcagttcttaaaaatggcgtaaaagataacaaaatcccaatctgaaaaatgtaaaatttcagtaacaaaatacaaacgtacaataaatgctgcactttattcaaaatccatgtcattttcaccaaaatttgcagagttgtagaggaaggtatacctaagaggtagaaacattaaaaaataggggttcatgtgcttgtttttaaactatcagcatttttattagagcaaatgtgctttttaaaacaccaaaaatgggccgaatgcttagtatctatgtgaagaaaaaatcaaaaccactctaccatttattcaaactcgggctaatattcgtgattcttggcagcactgcagagtaaagtattttgaaattgtagagaatatttttttgaatggtccatggaataattcaattttttagcttcatgaaataacgcatcggatctgcagttaaagtgcagaagacgagaaaaatcagctcatacccgcagctaattaatacctgttcatccattgtgacgtcagcgcgcagagtgtaaactatgcgcagatcataatgcgcacaaacataactgtggaacgtccttaatcgaggtatttattcacaataacatgtacatatatatacaaacaataaaaaaaatcaattcacttcaataatgcaataattttttgaatatcacattttttcaaaattccgaacttgcttttttgtttacataaactttctaaataaataatcatagtAAGCTTGAATTCAATCCATAAAGAATTCGCATCATATCTTTTTCCTTTGAATATGCTTTTTATGTAATTTCGATAAATAACAAATTGAGcaataacacaaaataaattacaCATAACATTGCTGGAACTTTGCAGATCATAACCTATGATTAATGTTTTTTCATCTATAGAAATAGTaatcttgaaaatataaaataccaacctttctataattttccaaaaaaatcgaacatatttacaatacagtatgaaatgaaaagtggTATCAACTTCTCCGCAAATGTTACATGAGTTGTTTTCTACTACATGCCACTTAAATAAATTGTCTCTTGAGGGTAAAATCttgttcaaaaatttaaaactaaattgtcTAATTCTATTATCCACAATTAAATgcaacttaaaataaaatacatggttCCAACTAAAGGAAACTGGTAATGAAAAAAGATTAGACCAAAAAGAAACAATGCCTGGTTCTTCCGATACCTCCGaacataataaagaatatatcttTCTTGTTGGTAAATAATCTAGAGTTATTTGTTCTccactttttaatgaaattaagattcgttcacttttttttaattcgaatGGATAATTTTCCTTAAACAACTTATTCAACCAATAAACAGGGAAAGACTTTTTTAATTTAGCATAttctaaatcaaataaaagctGAGAAGAATAGAcagatttatttaaaatatttggtGCTAACCACTGACGATTTCTTATAACATCTTTAACCCTAATTATACCTGCATGCTTCCATTTCTTATATACCAACATACGTTTATTAAAAGTAATATTGCTGTTATtccaaatgatttcattttcaatgttttttactCCAAATATACCAATATATCTTAACTTAGACCagctacaaaaaaaatcatggtaaAAACTAGGTATATTTGCTTATgttattttgtaatgaaataagataatagatgaataattcgtcgggttttttttaataaagagtttgatatcaaaatacagaaacaGAAAATGGAGCGAATCGAACGATAAGATATAGATATACAATCCAAAAAGTATATGATcagttaataaataaatcagtgtaattgatttaaataaataataaagaaaccGTTGAAAAGATTAAATTGGATCCCAGTTGGAGctaaattttagaaaaatgcgGTTCTAGTTACTCCAATacttcaattatttttaaagaaaataatccTTTAATCCTTCCATTATCATCATACTGTAGGACCCATATAACAGAGCATAAAATCCAGTATGTCGTAATTTGAGTAATATTttagtacatgtagtaatacTAGGACATGCAGAGTATTAGGCCATGTGTGtctttccctctctcccttcctctctctgtctatctctctctcacacacacacacacacattttctCGACCTtgctctctctcacacacacacacacacatacatttaattctattttttgtCGTGTCTTGTTCACACAGACGTTCCATTTGAATGCGATGGATACTATACCGCccaaaaaatcaagcaagccATCCTGACAGATATGTCTATAGAACTGAACCGGAAAATGGTAATTGCTTTTATTTTGTATCAGATGTTTCTTTCCTGttctcttattattattattattattgtacttCTTCTGCTAGTTCTTCTCCTTCTCCGTATTCtattattgttttcattattatcatctttacgatcatcattactattcttctcctcctcttcctccttcttcttcttcttctccttccccttcttcttcttcttcccccgggggggggggggggggcacttacattgacgagtggataccatgcgcgaccagaaaaacacgtaaaaaggatgtctttttcaagaaagGGCACGTTATGTATGTaccgtaataagggtgtcaaaaacacaaaaataatgaaaaaagggtatctatttcgctaggaaagctacgtgtttagggtcaaatttgcggggatggtaaacaaaattaaaatgttttataaaggatgtcctttttgccctaacactacgtgtttagagtacgatttgcgcgaggtgtggaaggtggggccgtataCTAAACTAAgtgatgtgtaaaggtaaacccgacgaccgacggacccgtgacatatcgctgtacttgtttaggggttcatttacagggaatacttgtcaagagtatcgttttgtttccaatacttgttaagggtagggttttacacgccaatacttgataaggggtgcattttcagaatatggaaaatacgtgtttagggtgcttttcgagaccccgtggtcgcgcatggtatccactcgtcaatggaagtggccccccccccccccgggcttcttccccttcttctttcCCATCCTCCACCACTGAGGTCGGAGATCAGTAGCAGGGTGATGATGCATGAAGGGGTGCCCATCAGCAatcaatacatgaaatttcatggCATTAATCTATGAAATTGTGGTATTATTAATGACAACCTGTATGACTGTATGGCATTTGGGATACAATGATTGAACCTGAAGTGACATTATAGCCCTtcttctgaagtcgggtttaagtatggatagacAACTGTTACATAAAttactaacagtagagatatcatatttcagctcactTGGCTCTCAAGTTATTCATAATTGTccaggaagtataaatagatgattatcttcaccattgaagaatcaggaaagagcacagtaaatataagaaatatacaacttaataaaattttTGAGATATTGGCTTCCCATTATTTTATcatagagttagaccatggtttaagtTCACCCTGACTTCAGGATACGGGCCATTGCGCCCATTTAGAGAAAGAGCGGATATTATTGATGCAatgttaagaaaaataaatgaagggCTGGGTCTCAAATGTGTGTTTGAAATTGGTTGCACGTAGAGTTGTGTAAGGAGTTTCGGTTTAATTATTTCTGAAGTGGGGCCCTGACTGACAAAGCTAGATACTAATTGTAAAGAtgaaattaaagggatggtccaggctggagatatttatatatcaataaatagagtaaaattcacagaaatattgatcaaaatcgataacaaataacgaagttattgaattttaaagatatgcattattcaggtgaaacagttctaggcaggtcttcatgcatattcattaggtgggctgatgatgtcatatccccacttgttcttttgcattttattatatgaaatttttcaaccaagaactaaaacaattggattgacaactgattaaatgcattagttatttatttccgCGACTAATTTCATCTtaatggagacatatcatttacacatgtatgaaaaaatgaaacaattatgatttcatgtaataacataataaaaaagaaagtgatgtgacatcattagcacacctaatgaaaatttatgacgatgtgcatataattgttttcacaaaatattgataaacttaaaattcaataactttgctagttgttatctgattttgatgaaattttcagcattttgctttgtgaattttactctatttatttagatataattattttcagcccggaccatccctctAAAATGTCGAAAACGCATTGCACACGGTAATAGAAAATAGGTGTCAAAATATAACAGATAATGTTAGGTGATTGTTTGTAATTTCTGTGgtttatttgatgatttttttcaacttcTGGTACCTTCTGGTCTCTTATTACATCATACTATCTTTTAGTGCTACGCCATGGACAAACCAGACAAGGGAGTTGCTTTCATCTTGAACAACTACATATTTGATACCTACAGAGCGAGTGAAAGGAAGGGATCTCATATTGATTTGGTCAATGTGAGGCATGTCTTTAAGGAGATTGGATATGCCCCTGAAGAAGCTCAAAATCTAACTGCTGAGGTAATACTTTTTGCCTATGAACTATGTGAATATTGAagtaccctccccccccccattaagtTATAATTGCTGATCCTATAGA
It includes:
- the LOC129263184 gene encoding uncharacterized protein LOC129263184 isoform X2, which produces MRTFPRVSFDDESGTARISCRTFTNMTQKRIYEVFRHFYLYDAFVRDVQTGTRAMLQSCFSREEGLQRVTKALIDRLISTGQMTESSSCLVPAYSSPLLLIQGACPPELGIKCDTVCEFACSDSSYTLVGSSAIRCQPNGTLSDKFPHCKANEEHTTQVTTTKTTSTPHHVVHTTLPSTTTNKHSSPRRFTTRTAQPENGTTPGSRTGHTTPSTTGMPSTTGSSTTSEDISTTTRSPTKKDPTSKAVPTMSTKADRPTDASSSTVPSTSSVPGLPHRFSSLAFIGLLGVPLLLLPAIFAIYKLVFRHRRKKYLILDETSGKDDLDDVPFECDGYYTAQKIKQAILTDMSIELNRKMCYAMDKPDKGVAFILNNYIFDTYRASERKGSHIDLVNVRHVFKEIGYAPEEAQNLTAEEIRMELNSLKQKILPTHTSVVLVFMSHGVPEGILGTDQKVVTVEEIKNMFSGNNCQALIGKPKIMFFQACRGDKVTPCASSNNTPLEAGTEKCDGIVSTDGLTTGGRVALAKDDGESSKPDRSMVKPSPDNIKGDEVDTDGGVPDNADVYIAHATSEGYFSLRDKQNGSWFIQALCEELIASAHAHHLDDIMMKVTDRVKQHEANIVVRGKRRLTLQTPQIVKQGIGKKIYFLPKYQPVHRRSKATELKSHL
- the LOC129263184 gene encoding uncharacterized protein LOC129263184 isoform X1, with the translated sequence MTNLYFQRSVAMCVLLHLTYGFVFAVPYQINVVTESNILSPVVSSTDPLPNLGDLPYTPIFNEDADKQWESMRTFPRVSFDDESGTARISCRTFTNMTQKRIYEVFRHFYLYDAFVRDVQTGTRAMLQSCFSREEGLQRVTKALIDRLISTGQMTESSSCLVPAYSSPLLLIQGACPPELGIKCDTVCEFACSDSSYTLVGSSAIRCQPNGTLSDKFPHCKANEEHTTQVTTTKTTSTPHHVVHTTLPSTTTNKHSSPRRFTTRTAQPENGTTPGSRTGHTTPSTTGMPSTTGSSTTSEDISTTTRSPTKKDPTSKAVPTMSTKADRPTDASSSTVPSTSSVPGLPHRFSSLAFIGLLGVPLLLLPAIFAIYKLVFRHRRKKYLILDETSGKDDLDDVPFECDGYYTAQKIKQAILTDMSIELNRKMCYAMDKPDKGVAFILNNYIFDTYRASERKGSHIDLVNVRHVFKEIGYAPEEAQNLTAEEIRMELNSLKQKILPTHTSVVLVFMSHGVPEGILGTDQKVVTVEEIKNMFSGNNCQALIGKPKIMFFQACRGDKVTPCASSNNTPLEAGTEKCDGIVSTDGLTTGGRVALAKDDGESSKPDRSMVKPSPDNIKGDEVDTDGGVPDNADVYIAHATSEGYFSLRDKQNGSWFIQALCEELIASAHAHHLDDIMMKVTDRVKQHEANIVVRGKRRLTLQTPQIVKQGIGKKIYFLPKYQPVHRRSKATELKSHL